The segment CGCGGCGGTCGAACAGAACCTCAGCCGGGCCTCCCAGGACGCCGAGGCCCTGACCGCGCTCGTGGCCACCGCGGACCGGACCACCGTTGAGGCGTCGGTCGCGCAGGTGAACGCGACCGGGGAGTACCCCGTCACCGTCTTCTGGCCCGACGGCACCATCCAAGGAGAGGAAGCCCCCCGATCCCAGGCGGTGGACCTCGCCGCGACCGGTCGCAGTATCACCGCGGAGGCGCCGGACGGGCGGGAGATCCTGTTCGGTGTCCAGGGGCCGGACGGCGACATGGCGGTCATCCGGTCCTACATCTCCGACGATCAGCTCGCCGCCGGAGTGGGACGTTCCCTGGCGATCGTCGCCGTGCTCGCGGTGGCCCTCCTGGGCTTCGGCCTGCTGCTCGCGGACCGGGTCGCCCGCCTACTCATGGAACCCTTGGGAGAGCTCGCCTCAGTGTCGCACCGACTGGGCGCGGGAGAACTGGACGCCCGGGCCACCGTGACCGGCCCGCCCGAACTACGCGAGGTGGGTTCGGCGCTCAACGGCCTGGCGGGACGCATCCGTGACCTCCTCGCCCTGGAACGCGAACGCGTCGCCGACCTGTCCCACCGCCTCCGCACCCCGCTCACCGTGTTGAAGCTGGAAACGGAGTCAATCCGGAACAGCGAGGAACGCGAATCGGTGGAGACGGCGGTGGCCGACGTCGAACGCGCGGTCAACGCGGCGATCAACGCCGCCCGCTCCCCACGCCCGACCGACGGCGCGAGTGACGCCGCCGCCGTGGTCGCCGAACGCGTGGAGTTCTGGTCCGCCCTCGCCGAGGAGACAGAGCGCCACGTCCAGTCCGATCTCGCCCCCGGGCCCCTCATGGTGCGGGCCAGCGGCGAGGAGCTGTCGGCGTCCATGGACGCCTTGCTCGGCAACGTCTTCGCCCACACGCCGGACGGCACCGGTTTCTCCGTCCGCCTGTCCGCCCGCACCCAAGGCGGCGCCACCATCGAGATCACTGACAACGGCCCCGGATTCCCCGACGAACACGTCACCGAACGCGGCCACAGCCAAGGCGGATCCACCGGTCTCGGCCTCGACATCGCCCGCCGCACCGCCACCAACTCCGGTGGCGAAGTCACCCTCGGCACCGGCACGGGCGGCCACGGAGCCCGGGTCACCATGGAACTCGGCCTCACCACGGAGCGGGGGTAACCTCCTCAGCCCTCCTCGCCTGGGGACCGGCTGGTGTCAGGCGGCTTCGGGCACCCTCCACACGGCGGGTGTTGCGGCCGTGGGGCCGAACCACTCGCGCAGGACCCGCGCCCATGGGTTCGCCGGTACGTCGGGGTTGAGTACGGCGGTGGCTACGCAGTACTTACTGAGGCGGATGGGGTGGGCGCCCAGGGAGCGCATGAGACGGTCCACGGGGTTGCCGGGTTTGGTGGCCTTCGTCTCGACGACGACCATGGGGCCGGCGGCGACTCGCCGGTCGCCCGAGGAGCACACGAGGGCGGTGTCGCAGGTGACGCGAGTGCCGGCGGCGCGGTCGATCAGCGTGTGTCGACGGTACTCGGTGCGGGCGCGGGCGGCCAGGTGTTCTGGGACCTCGACACCGTAGGCCGCGTCGAGCACCTCGGCCACGAACTCCTGGGCGCGGGCGGTGAGGCGGTCGGCGTCGTCCATCGCGTAGGACATCCGCCGCTTCACCGTGGACTCACGGGCGCCGCGTAGTTTCACCTCGAAGGAGCAGTCGCCGGTGTCCAGGTATGCGCGGGTGCGGATCTTGAAACGGCGTCGGCGGCCCTGGCGGTGTTGGTGGTAAGTGAGCAGGGACGGGGTGTCGAAGTAGGTCGAGCCGTAGCGGAAGTGGCGCTGGCCGTCGATTGCCAGGCACGCCCACTCCGGCCGCTGCGCCAGGGCGGACAGCAGGTGGGCGTGGGTCGCCGGGGCGATCAGGTACTTGGTGTCCACACGCGTCTGCAGGCCTGCCCGGTCGTTGATCTCCTCCAGCCCCACGCCGGGCAGCGTGTCCAGGGACAGTGACGGAACACGGCGACTCACCGGAAACGCTCCAACGGCTGGGTGTGCCCGTACGCGGGGGACGGGGCGGCCAGGGGGCGGGCTTCCGACTGTTCCTGGGCTGTGGCGGATGGGGCGGCCGGTACGGTACCGGTGGCCTGGGGGCGTGGCACCCGGAATCGGACGTCAACACGCATCGTGTCCCGCACGTAGTCCACCATGCTGACGTCGACGCGCAGAATCTCCCCACCCAAGCGTTGGCGCAGGTCGGCGCGGAGGGACGCGTCGTCGTGGTGCACGGTGTCCAACATGAGAAGCCGCCGTTCCATGCGGCGTCCCACCCGCGGATGGTCGGCGACGAACATGGTGGCCAGCAAGAGCAGGTTGAGTCCGAGCATCAGTAGGGGCATCGAGGATCCGATGCCGTTCACCAACCCCAGGGCAAGGGCGACGAAGAAGTAGCCGACCTCGCGGTGGTTGATCTCCTCGGAGCGCAGCCGCAGGATCGACAACACCCCGAACAGTCCGAACGCGACCGCCATCCCCACCTGTTGGCTCATCATCAGCGCGGACGCCGTGAACACACCCACGTTCAGCGCGATGTAGGCGAGCATGAGGTCGGGGCGGTGGTGGCGCCGGTAGTAGATAGCGGCGGACAGAACGGCGATCGAGAACAGATTGATCGGCACCGCCAACAACAGCGCCACGGTCACGATGTCCTCCAAGTCGAGTGAGCTTGCCGGTGAACATCGTGAACGCTACGAGCCGCGGGGTTAAGCGCCGACTAAGACACCTATAAGAAAACCGCCCGTCACTTCCCGGTGTTGTCCCGTTCGGTGTGCGGGCGCGGGTCCCACGCCGCGAGCGACCGCACCACGTCGTCCAACGGCGCGTGCACGTTGCGTTCCTCGATCCGCAGCGCCCTGCGGGAGTGGACATGACGTTCCCGCTGCCCTCGGTCGAGGTCAGCGCGCGCCGCGTCCGTCAGGCCGATCCCCAGAAAACACCGGGACGAGTTCTTTCCACGAGCGGAGGGCGCCGTCAGAACCAGGGACTCCACCCCTTCCCACGTCACCCAGATCCCCCGTCCGGAGAACACCACGCCCGGATAGGCCCGCGCCGTGCGTACCCAGATCCCCGAGGAGTCCGCGGCCAGCAACGGGGCGGCGCGCACCCACTGGACGATGAGCACCACGGACGCGGCCACCAGGAGCGACGCCACCGTGTGATAGCCGAGGGTCCAATCGCGTCCAACCGGGGCGGCGTCCGGTTGCACAGACGCGTAGAGCAGCATGAACACCCCGCCCGCTGGCCACAGCAGGGTCGTGGCCAGCGGACGCAACGCGGGCCACACACGCACGGGTCGGTCACGCGGGATCGACGCCACAGGACGTGCGAGTGTCGGGCCGTCAATCGCCACCTGTTTCGCCTGGGTCTCCACGGCCGCCCGCCGACGGCCCAGGAGCACCATCAACGACGCTGTCAGGGCCATGAGTCCAATCGCGGCGGGCAGGCTCCAGGCAGGAAACACGGGTCCTCCTCGGACGTGGTCACTCCGCCGACGAGATCGCCCTGCGGAGCCCTATCAGGACCGCGGCGGCGACCCCGAGCGTAATCGCCAGCGCCACGGACATCCCTCCCAGCGGATACCCACCGGACGTCGGGGCGTCATGGGCCGCGGTGACCGCGAGGGCCGCACCGTCGTCCACGAAGACGAGTGTCCCGGCGCTGTCCACCGCCGGCGCGGTGGGCGCCACGAGTTCGGTCTCCAGCCCTGGACTGGGGTAGGAGGCCGCGTCGGAGCCGCCTCCGGCGATCACCTCTGGGGAGCCGGAGCCCGCGTGGCGCAGCACCCGTCCCGAGCCGCTATCGGTCACGTACAGAATCTCGCGGGGACCCACGGCCAGTCCTGTCGGTGTGAACGTTCCCGGGACGTCGTCGGTGTCGAACATCGTCGACGGGCGGCCCGACGCCGCGACGCGCACCACGATGTAGGCCGAACCGGTGTCCACGGTCGCGTACACCATGTCGGAGTCCGGGCCGGTGGCGAGCGCGATGATCCGTTCGTCGGGGCCCGCCAGGGCGTGGGTGGTGAACGGCATGAGCATGCCGTCCTCGGACAGGGTGTACACCTCGCGCTGACTGGCGAAGTAGGTGTCATCGCCGTTGCCCGCCAGGTGCAGCAGCCGTGGTGGGCCGGCGCCCTCCTCCAATGCGGAGAATGTCATCCCGATGGCGAGCGACCGTGGCGTCCCGTGCTGGTCGATCCGGTACAGCGTCCCGTCGTTGAGCACGTAGCGGTAGGAGTCGCGGCCAGCGACGATGGAGGGAACCTCGTCCCCGTCCGGCACGGACACGGCGTCTCTCTCGTCCCACAACAGGGAGCCGCCGTCAGACCCGGTGAACTCCACGGTGCCGCGGGAGCCGAGGGGACTGAGCGCACCTGTCTCGGTCACCGTCATCGCCGTCACCGAGGCCAGGCTCGTGTCCTCACGTATCGACAGGACCGTGCCCGCCCCGTGACCGTTGTCGTTGACCTCGAGGCGGCCGGGGGCCGCCAGCCGTATGGGGTCGGTCGCGACGTTTTCGCGCAACTGCCACGCCGATCCGGTGTCGTCACTGACCACCAGTCCGCCACCCAGCCCGTGGGCTACCGTGTCGCCGGTGACCGTGGGGTGCACGACGGGCGGTCCGTTCTGGGGGACGGCGACGAGGCCGCTGTCCCCGACCGCGTACACCGTGCCCTGCTCGTCCACCGCGACATCCCGGGCAACGGTGTCCTTCTCCTCGTAGGGAACGCCCAGCTCCCACCCCGAGGAGGGGTAGAGGGTGCGGGACGCGGAGCCGTCCTCGACGGTGACGACGGCGTCCCCCGTCGCCGCGTATAGGACGCCGTCCGGTCCCACGTCCAGCCCCGTGACGGGCCCGGGCAGGGCCGCGGTGACGGAGTCGATGTCGGCGGAGTCGGGGTCGATCTCGTGGATCTCGCCGGACGTGGACCCCACGAACAGGGTGTCCTCGTTCGCGGCGAGGGTCAGTTCATCGCCCGCGGGAGCCAGTTCGCCGCCGGGGACGAGCGTCTCGATCTCGCCTTGGTCGATCCTGTGGATCGCGCCCGCCTCGTCGCTGACGAAGGTGCGGTCAGACGTCGCAGACGCCACGTCCTGGGGCTGGTCGATGGGGGTCTCGGCGGCGCGCTCCCCGTCCTCGGGCGTGCCGGGCTCGCCCGTCCCCGCCAGGACGCTCTTCGATCCAGCGGCGTCCACCTCGAAGACGAGGGAGGAGTTGGAGTCGGCGACCACCACGACCCCGGTGTCGCGC is part of the Spiractinospora alimapuensis genome and harbors:
- a CDS encoding sensor histidine kinase → MRRRLTLLVAATVALVILAFALPMGLLLRNAAVEQNLSRASQDAEALTALVATADRTTVEASVAQVNATGEYPVTVFWPDGTIQGEEAPRSQAVDLAATGRSITAEAPDGREILFGVQGPDGDMAVIRSYISDDQLAAGVGRSLAIVAVLAVALLGFGLLLADRVARLLMEPLGELASVSHRLGAGELDARATVTGPPELREVGSALNGLAGRIRDLLALERERVADLSHRLRTPLTVLKLETESIRNSEERESVETAVADVERAVNAAINAARSPRPTDGASDAAAVVAERVEFWSALAEETERHVQSDLAPGPLMVRASGEELSASMDALLGNVFAHTPDGTGFSVRLSARTQGGATIEITDNGPGFPDEHVTERGHSQGGSTGLGLDIARRTATNSGGEVTLGTGTGGHGARVTMELGLTTERG
- a CDS encoding polyphosphate polymerase domain-containing protein; this encodes MSRRVPSLSLDTLPGVGLEEINDRAGLQTRVDTKYLIAPATHAHLLSALAQRPEWACLAIDGQRHFRYGSTYFDTPSLLTYHQHRQGRRRRFKIRTRAYLDTGDCSFEVKLRGARESTVKRRMSYAMDDADRLTARAQEFVAEVLDAAYGVEVPEHLAARARTEYRRHTLIDRAAGTRVTCDTALVCSSGDRRVAAGPMVVVETKATKPGNPVDRLMRSLGAHPIRLSKYCVATAVLNPDVPANPWARVLREWFGPTAATPAVWRVPEAA
- a CDS encoding DUF4956 domain-containing protein, with amino-acid sequence MTVALLLAVPINLFSIAVLSAAIYYRRHHRPDLMLAYIALNVGVFTASALMMSQQVGMAVAFGLFGVLSILRLRSEEINHREVGYFFVALALGLVNGIGSSMPLLMLGLNLLLLATMFVADHPRVGRRMERRLLMLDTVHHDDASLRADLRQRLGGEILRVDVSMVDYVRDTMRVDVRFRVPRPQATGTVPAAPSATAQEQSEARPLAAPSPAYGHTQPLERFR
- a CDS encoding NHL repeat-containing protein; protein product: MGFSLLSSVIVTPGLPAAPAWSDGSVTLPEVVPLTQWADFDDVPSPNVTGVAARDTGVVVVADSNSSLVFEVDAAGSKSVLAGTGEPGTPEDGERAAETPIDQPQDVASATSDRTFVSDEAGAIHRIDQGEIETLVPGGELAPAGDELTLAANEDTLFVGSTSGEIHEIDPDSADIDSVTAALPGPVTGLDVGPDGVLYAATGDAVVTVEDGSASRTLYPSSGWELGVPYEEKDTVARDVAVDEQGTVYAVGDSGLVAVPQNGPPVVHPTVTGDTVAHGLGGGLVVSDDTGSAWQLRENVATDPIRLAAPGRLEVNDNGHGAGTVLSIREDTSLASVTAMTVTETGALSPLGSRGTVEFTGSDGGSLLWDERDAVSVPDGDEVPSIVAGRDSYRYVLNDGTLYRIDQHGTPRSLAIGMTFSALEEGAGPPRLLHLAGNGDDTYFASQREVYTLSEDGMLMPFTTHALAGPDERIIALATGPDSDMVYATVDTGSAYIVVRVAASGRPSTMFDTDDVPGTFTPTGLAVGPREILYVTDSGSGRVLRHAGSGSPEVIAGGGSDAASYPSPGLETELVAPTAPAVDSAGTLVFVDDGAALAVTAAHDAPTSGGYPLGGMSVALAITLGVAAAVLIGLRRAISSAE